Proteins encoded in a region of the Nocardia asteroides genome:
- a CDS encoding flavodoxin domain-containing protein, with protein sequence MDQDKHRIAVVYATEQGSTRDIAEFISTELSGRDTIVELADIDHAPDLSRFDTLVLGSAVHNMKFLPSAADYVHAHHDELAQRDVWLFSVGLAPALRGPIGRRLGRIVPRKIAALRDSIQAHDYRAFAGRYDSDGISLRTRLLYRLLGKGRYGDLRDWAAVRSWADTIARSLRLPPARSTTVQP encoded by the coding sequence ATGGACCAGGACAAACACCGCATCGCGGTCGTCTACGCGACCGAACAGGGATCGACCCGTGACATCGCCGAATTCATCAGCACCGAGCTGTCGGGTCGCGACACGATCGTCGAACTGGCCGATATCGACCACGCGCCCGATCTGTCCCGATTCGACACCCTCGTGCTGGGCAGCGCAGTACACAACATGAAGTTCCTGCCTTCCGCCGCCGACTACGTGCACGCCCACCACGACGAATTGGCGCAACGGGACGTATGGCTCTTCAGCGTGGGGCTCGCCCCGGCACTGCGCGGCCCGATCGGCCGCCGCCTCGGCCGGATCGTCCCGAGGAAAATCGCCGCTCTGCGCGATTCGATCCAGGCGCACGACTACCGGGCGTTCGCCGGACGGTACGACAGTGACGGCATTTCACTGCGGACTCGACTCCTTTACCGGCTATTGGGCAAAGGACGCTACGGGGACCTGCGTGACTGGGCAGCGGTCCGTTCGTGGGCGGACACCATCGCCCGAAGTCTGCGGCTGCCACCAGCCCGCTCCACCACGGTCCAGCCGTGA